ATGGGAACCTGAATTACGGACGGGAAAAGATTCTCGAGAGCTATTACAACGCTCACGTATGGCGCGGAGTGTATCTCGCTGCACTACTCCAGTACATCACCAATCCTGGATACAACCGCGATCGCGGGCCCGCAATAGTCCCGGGAACGCGTCTGCACGTCGATTTCTGACCACTACGTGCGCGGCTATTTCTGCGTAAACGGATAAGCCAGCGACAACAAAATCAGCACAACTGTGGTTGCCCAGGCGATCGTGTTGAAGAGCCGAGAGTTCGTGTGACTTCCCATAAGCTCTTTCTTGTTGATCAGCAGCAGCATGAAGATCAGCACCGCTGGAAGAGCGACGCCGTTAATCACCTGCGACAGAATCGAAACTTTCACCAGCGGAACGCCAGGAAGCAGGACAAATCCCGCTCCAGCGGCTAGAAGAATCGTGTAGAGCCAGTAGAAGACCGGAGCTTCTTTAAAGCTGTGATCGACTCCAGACTCGAACCCCAGGCCCTCGCACACCGTGTAAGCAGTGGAGATGGGCAAAATCGACGCGGCGAACAGCGATGCATTGAACAATCCTGCAGCAAAGAGCAAATAAGCGTAGTTCCCGACGAGCGGCCTCAGAGCCTGCGCCGCATCTGTAGGATCGTGAATGTCCGTGTGTCCGGCGGCAAAGAGGGTTGCCGCGCAGGCGATGATGATGAACCACGCAACTACATCGGTGAACACACATCCTACGATCACGTCAAGCCGCGAGGCAGCGTACTGCTTGATGTTGACTCGCTTCTCTGCCACAGAAGCCTGCAGATAAAACTGCATCCAGGGAGCAATGGTTGTGCCTACGAGGGCGATGATCATGTACACGTATGCAGAGTTGCGAAAATCCTGAGCGTGGGGCGGACGAAGCGTGTTGACGAACGCTGTGCTCCAGTCCGGACGAGCGAGCACCCCCGCGATGATGTAAGCGACGTAGAAGAACGAAGCGCCCAGAAAGACTTTTTCTACGCTCTGGTATGTTCCCTTAACCACAATGAACCAGACGATCACCGCACAAACTGGAACGCTGATGTAGCGGTTGATACCGAACAATTCCAAGCTGCCAGCGATTCCAAGGAACTCTGTGATGACATTGCCGAAGTTGACAATCACCAGCGCAAACATCATGAGAAACGTTGCGCGGATGCCGAATTCTTCGCGGATCAGGTCGCTCAAACCTTTGCCGGTGGCGGCGCCCATGCGCGCACACATCTCCTGGATCACAATCAGGGAGATCGTGATGGGAACCATGGTCCAGAGCAGCGAGTATCCGAACTGCGCCCCCGCCTGAGAGTAGGTGAAGATGCCGCCCGCATCGTTGTCCACGTTGGCCGTGATGAATCCCGGGCCAACGACGGAAAAGAACAGCAGGAGTTTGATCCACCATCGAGACAGTATTCTCTTAGGTCTCACTCAGACGCTCACATCAGAATGTCGGGATTACACTTCGCGAACGCGAAGCAATCCAGAATAAATGGGGAATGGGATTCGGTCAGCCGGAAAAATCTTTTTCACCACGGAGACACGGAGGTCACTGAGAACAGCCGGGAAAGAATGTAAACCTACGCCTGGGATCGTGTTGCTCAGAGCTTTTAAAGCGCTCACAATGCAACCGCAATTTTTTTTGGCTGTTCTCAGTGGTCTCCGTGTCTCCGTGGTGAATACGCTTTTGGTTTCACCGCTGCTCGCGCAGCAGCGTGATCACGTCGTCCGCCGTGATAATTCCCCGTAGGCGTTGCTCGTTATCGACGACGGGCAGCGTGTAGAGGTTGTACTTATCCATGAGTTCAGCAACTTTGTTCTGCTTCTCGTTCTCCTTAACAAAAACCAGCGGTTTGGCAGTGAGTTCCTTTAGAGGTTTTGTTGGCGAGTTGAGCACGATTCGCTGCAATGGGACTGACCCGGATAACTTGCCGTCGGCGTCCACCAGATAAATTGTTGCTACGCTCTCGACTCCGCCTTCAAAACTCCGCAGAAGCTCGATGGCCTGACCGGCAGTGGCATCCTCTGGAGCAGCGAGGAACTCGGTCGTCATACGACCGGCCGCGGTCTTCTCGCCGTGTTCGAGCAACTCTGAGACCTCTTCGCGCTCCGCGGGCTCCATTTCTTCCAGGATCTCTTCAGAACGCTCCTCAGGAAGCTGGTCTAACAGGTCAGCGGCGGCATCGGGATCCATCTCCTCCACGATGTCGGCGGCACGCTCGGGATCAAGCGATTCGACGATCGATGCCTGAATGTCCCGATCAACTTCTTCCAAGGCCTCGGCAGCAACTCCTTCGTCCAGAGTCTCAAAAACAGCTTCACGCTCGGCGGGAGCCAGATCTTCAACGATATCGGCAATGTCCGCGGGATGGAGCTGCGACAGCCGCTCGTGCTCGATTCGCAGTTTTACTCGACGCGCAGGATCGGTCTCAATGAGATCAACAAATTCCCAGGGAATCACTCTCGGTTTCAATCTTCTGACCACGGCCTCGATGGCGGCAGCAGGCGCCACACCCTTCAGCAGTCGCCGGACGGCACCGCGCAGACCTACATCAACCTCAGAGATCTTTATGTTCACCCCACCGTTCGCGGGTTCAGGGTGCAAGTCAACGTCGTTCACGCGGACGACCTTGCGTCCGTGGACGTCGATGATTTGCTGATCAAGAAGGTCACGTTCCAGCAGAAAGAAGTCGTCGAGAGTCTCTGCGTGAGGCCATTCCGAAGCCGGAGAAGAGGCGCGCACTTGCGCGTCAGCCCCGATCTGAATCATGCTGGGCACAAGGAAGCGGTCGCCCGTCGCAGTCTTGATTACCAGCCCGGAAACTCGGTTTGGATCTTCCTGAGGACGCATGGCTACTTCTCTCACCTTGCCTCCGACTGCGCCGCTGGAGTCGGTAACACGCGTTCCAAGAAGTCGCGAAAGTGCTAAACCGTGGTTCACAATCGCAGAATAGCGCAAAAGATTGCGTACGAATGAATCTTCCGCTTTCAAACAGCGCAACACGGCGGGAATGCTGAAAATTCAGATACCTTGATAGGCTGTACACAGCAATCGATTGACAGACTCGCAAGTGACAGGCAAACTACCGATTTCACTTGAGCAGGCAAGGCCAACGCAGCTTAAGGGGTGCGGAGGTGCGATACGGTCGGCTCGGAAAATGAGTTCATGACCTTAGAACGGGTCTCATACACGCTGGATTCCACGCTCGACAGCGTAAATAAGGCAGAACAAACGGCTGAAGCATTGGCTGCGAAAATGCCTTTTGAAGAAGAAGATTGTCATCGGATCGCTATGGCTGTTCGGGAAGCGGCGGTGAATGCCGTCTTGCATGGGAATGCATACGATCCAAAAAAGAAGATGACGGTGTCTTTCGAGAATACCGGCAACTCTTTGGTCATCAAGATCGCCGACCAGGGCCGTGGGCTCCGGGATGAAGACATTCCCGATCCCTTGGCGGAAGAAAACCTGCTCAAGCAGTCCGGGCGAGGTATTTTTCTCATCCGCTCATTTATGGACGAGGTAAAGATTCGGCAACTGGAGCCCGGCACGGAAATCACGCTGGTCAAACACATCGGCCATTCAGGAACGGCCACGGAGGAACGACAGTGACGATGAAAGCAACAAGCCGACGCGTTGACGGCGTCACCATTCTGGACTTGAGTGGACGCATCACCTTGGGTGAAGGCAGCGTCGTGCTGCGAGATCAGATTCGCGATCTCCTCAGCAAGAGCGAAAAGAAAATATTGCTGAACCTCGGGGATGTGACCTATATCGACAGTTCAGGAATTGGCGAGTTGGTTAGCGCCTTCACCACCGTCCGCAATCAGGGCGGTGAGCTGAAACTTCTTAACCTTACGAAGAAGGTTCACGATCTACTCCAGATCACGAAGCTCTACACCGTCTTTGATGTAAAGGACGACGAAACTTCGGCGGTGAAAGCCTTCACCCGATAGTCTTTTGAATTACAAGTGCCCGGCCGGGAAAAGGCCGGGCGCAAACCTCGCCCCTCCCGAACCAGCCGACTGTTGTGACTCGGAACCATCAGAAGCATTGTCATCCTGAGCCTTCGTTTGGCGAAGGATCTCCCGAGATGCTTCGAGCATATTTACCGCGTCCTGGCATTTTGGCCGAGATCCTCGCCAAGGGGCCGCGATGCTGCAATTCAGCCTCAACTATTCCGGGAGATCCTTCGCCAAACGATGGCTCAGGATGACAGTTTAGTCAGTATGTGGAAGGGAAGCACGCCTCTTCCCATTTCGGGCGTGCAGGCAAACTTTTCGTCTTAGGTCGTTCCGCGTTATCTCGCCATCGCCACGAAATCCACCTCGTCCGCCACACTCTCGTGACGAAAGGCTCTTAGGACTTCGGAGTGGTGAACGAGGAAGACGCCGGGAAGCTGGAAAGAGTCGCCGATGATTTTGCCAATGCCGTAGGTAAGCATGATCCGGTCACGGAATTCCCGCTTCCAGACCTTCAAACCAAATAACTGGGTCAAAGTGCCTCGAGAGAGTGAAAAGGTCTTGTAGAGCCTTTGCTGCGGATCGCTCACGCGAGCTTCCCCATTCAGCGCAAATTTCGAAAAGAACTTCTGCGCCTGCTCTTCAGACCCCATGTGCACGAACGCTAACTGCGCTCCCGTCGCCGCAATCTCCGAGCGCCTCTTGCGGATCTCGGACATCTCGGCTACGCAGAAAGGTCAGCCAAAGTGACGTAAAAAGACGAGCAGGACAGGGCTCCCGTCGCTCAGGGCGGCCAGAGTAGCTCCGTTCTGGGTGACGGCCTTCGTGAGGGCCTCTGGAATGGTGGTGGGTGCTGCGGTCTCGACCATTTCGGTTAGAAACATTTGAACACGGAGGACACTGAGGACGCTGAGGAAATCAACTGCTGGAACACGGATTGAACGGATCAAACGGATCGGACGGATACACTCAAATGGTTCGATTTGTCGTTGCGCAGTCGGGATTACATGATTCCAATTCGCGGAATCGCCAAATCACGAAATCACAAAATTCTTTTTCCATCCGTCTGATCCGTTTGATCCGTTCAATCCGTGTTCTAGTTTTTGACGTTTCCTTCTTTCCCTCCGCGCCCTCCGTGTTCAGCTTCGGGTTTTTACAGCGTGCACCCGCAAGGCGGAGCTGGCACATACTTCTTCAAGAACTCGGCAACGCGAGTGTATGCATCAATCTGGTTCTCCACGCGCGCGAAACCATGGCCTTCATTCTCGTAAACCTTGAACTCCACAATCCCTCCGCGCTTCTTGATCACATCCGCCACCTGCTGGGCTTCCGATTTGGGACACCGTGGATCGTTTCCACCGGCGAGCAACAGAACCGGGGCTTTCACGCGGTCGACGAAGTTGATCGGGCTGCGATCTTCCCATAGCGCTTTGTTCTTTACCGGATCGCCCATGGTCGCCAAGTCGTATTCGCGCAGCAACGGATCTTCGTTCTGCACTTCGGTAAACCAGTTTACGAACGGAACAATCGGAACGCCCGCAGCCCATGTCTCGGGCGACTTTGTGAGAGCCATCATTGACATGTATCCGCCGTAGCTGCCTCCCATGATGACCATCTTCTTGGGATCGACGTAGCCAGTTTGCTTCACCCAGTCTGCTGCGGCCAACACATCCTGAAGATCTCCGCCACCCATGTCGAAACGGTTGGCATCCATGAACTCTTTCCCGTAGCCTGTCGATCCGCGGTAGTTGGGCGCAATCAACAGATATCCCTGATTGGCGAGATATTGCACGATGCGGTTGAAGCTGTTTACCGTCTGGGAAGTAGGGCCGCCATGCACATACACAATCGCCGGATGAGTCTGATCGCGCGGGGCATTGTGCGGTACGTAGACAAGAGCCGAAATCTGCCACTTGCCGTCTCGACTCGGGTAATGAACGAGAAACGGTTCGACCATGTCATCCACGCTAAGACCGGCCAGCAGTGAATGCGTGAGTTGCTTCGACTCCTTTGTGGGGAAGTCGTAACTCCACACATCGTTAGGTGACGCTGGACCGTTATGGTAATAAAGCAACCGTCGCCCGTCTGACGAGAACGCTCTTACTCCACCGGCCAATCCGTTGACGCCTTTCGGCAAAGGTAGAGAGCTGGTCTGTTTGCTGGAAATGTCATAAACAAATATCTCCGTGTTCCCGTCGACATTCGCCGTCCATGTAACTTGACGCCCCTCCGGCGAGAACGAACCTGAAGCGACCTCCCATTTTTCATTCGTAAGCCACTCGATTTTCTTGGTGGCAATTTCAAGCAATCCGGCGTTCTCATATCCGGTCGTATTCGAGGTTATCAACAGATATTTGCCGTCTGGAGAGAACGCAGTCGCCTCGTACGTGTGCTCATCGCTATGCGGAGTAAGACGCGTAGCTTTGCCGGTGTTGGCGTCGGCGACAAAAATGTTGGAATCTTTGCCGGTTGCGTGTCCCTGCGTGTACGCGATCCACTTGCCGTCTCGAGACCAAAGCGGGCCGAAGTTTCCGAGTTCCTTGGGCGTGTTCTTTGTGAGCGGCCGATAGCGCTTCGTGAGCACGTCCATGATGTTGATCTCAAACGTGGACGAACTCCTCGGCTTGGACATGTAAGCGATATAGCGCGAATCAGGCGACCAGGCTGCGCCTTCTTCGGCCACATCGGGAGTGTTCGTAAGGTTGACGACTTCTCCAGTGAGCGGCGAGACAATGAAAAGGTCCCATTGTTCGTCGCCATCATGATCGGAGCCGAAGGCGATCCATTTACCATTCGGCGACCACACCGGATCGATCTGCCGCTGATCGCTGATCGTGAGTTGGGAAGGCCAGCCACCATCCGATGGAATCAGCCAGATATTGTTCCGCCCGGAAATGTTAGTAATGAACGCGACCGTTTTGTCGTCAGGCGACCAGCTCGTGGCGCCGATGTTTCGCGTGGTATACAGCTTCTCGATCGAGAGCGGCCGCACTTCGCGCTTCAAGACTTTGCTCGTGATCTGCTTTGGATCTGAGATAGCTTGCGCCGACGGAGATACAGACTGCGCGAGTAGAGACGATGAACAGAGAAATACCGTAGCGAACGAGAGAAGCTTGAGCATTGGGGTTGAATTTACCACGGAGTCACGGAGGCACGGAGGACGGCCGGATGAAACCACAAAGGACACAAAGAAACATGAAGGGGCCAGACCTGACCCCTCGATTTCCTTCGTGATACTTCGTGCCCTTTGTGGTTGAGTTGAGCTGTTCTCCGTGCCTCCGTGTCTCCGTGGTGAACTACGGTTTCGCGTTTTTGTGAATCTCCACCGTCGACCAGGTCTTGTCGGCTGCGTGGCAGATGTTCTCCAGCTTGCAATCGACACACTTCGGCTTGCGCGCGATGCAGAGCGCACGGCCGTGCCAGATCACACGGTGCGAAAAGTCGATCCACTGATCTCGCGGGATCACTTTCATTAGATCCTGCTCGATGTTGCGAGGATCGTCGGACTTCGTCAATTCGAGGCGCCGGGAGATGCGGTGAACGTGCGTGTCCACCACCACGCCTTCGGCTTTACCAAACCATGATCCAAGAACTACGTTCGCAGTCTTGCGGGCTGCGCCAGGCACGGTGAGAAGCTTCTCCATCTCATCAGGAACTTGGCCGCCAAATTCCTTAACAATCTTCTGGGCTGCCCCGACTACGGATTTCGACTTATTACGAAAGAAGCCCGTCGAACGAATGTCCGGTTCGAGTTGTTCCGGCTTGAGAGCGGCGAAGTCCTTGATCGTCGGGTACTTCTTGAACAGGATCGGGGTCACCATGTTCACGCGAACGTCCGTACACTGCGCCGAAAGAATGGTTGCAACCAGCAGCTCCCATGCATTGGAATGGTGGAGAGCGCATTTGGCATTCGGATACATCTCGGCCAGCCGCTGCAAAATTTCCCGCACCCTCTCCGGAGAAGTTGGGTTGTATTTGGCGGAAGTCTTCGGAGACTTGGCGGCTCTGTTTGTCGAAGGCACGGCTGCCTCTTGCGCGGGCGCTGTTTTTGCGGGCATGAAGAAAATGATTTTAGCTGAGTGCCTTGTGTGGTGCGGTGCATTACATCAACGCGAGCGCTGCGTCAAAATGTAGTGTTGAATGCCATTCGTCCAGGAGGAGAGGGTTGTCTATGAGTTTTGCAGATGTAAAGCGCTTCGGCTTTTCGCTTTCGCTGATTTTGTTGATGGTTTCTGGCGCGATGGCGCAACGATCTTACGATGACAACAGCAATGCGCAGCAGGCCGCTGCCAAAGTCAACATTACTCAGGGTCCAACGATCCAATACGCCGATGATCAATTCGCAGTGATCACCTGGACTACCGACCAGCCATCCATCAGTCGTGTCTTCTACGGCAAGGATGCAGGCAACCTGAATCAAATCTCCGAAGACGTCAGATCGCAAAGCTTGCGCCACCAAATCAACCTGCGAAACCTGCAAGCGAGCACGACCTATTACTTTCGTATCGATGCCGGACAAGGAACGGCTGCGGCAGCTTCGACCGATAGCCTGAACGGATTCCAGACCGCTGCGCTGGGAGGCGATCCAATTCGCAACCAGCAACCGTTTAAGGGCGCTGTGCAAAACGCTTCCAACACTGGGAACAACGGCACCGCCAAGACGGCGAACTTCGGCGCTATCAGCCTGACGCGCGATCCGGCTATCCAATACCTCGATGACACAACGGCGGTGATCTCTTGGGCAACAAACGTGCCGGCCAGCAACACCATCTACTACGGAACTGATCGCAGCAATCTGCTCTACACCGGCGGCGACTTCAAAGATGCCACTGAACACCGTGTGCATCTGTCGAACCTGAAGCCAAACACCCGTTACTACTTCCAGTTCGACGAACCCTCGACTCAGCCGATTGCGAGCTTCACTACGGTAAACACCGGAACTCAGCCTGTGTACGACCAAAAGCCGCTGGCTGAGTCCGCAAGCAGTAGTTCCTCGAGTGGTCCGCAACTCACGCGCCGTGAGCGCTCAGCTGGTCACAGCAATGAACTGCCCTCGGGAACTGAGATCGATGCCAGCCTGCAGACGGCGCTCTCCACCAAGACATCCCAGGTCGGAGATCGCTTCACGGCCGTCGTAACCCAGCCGGTGCGCGACATCGATGATCGTGTAGTGATTCCCACGGGCGCGCGCATCAATGGTCAAGTCACGGAATCGGAAGAAGGCAAAACGCTCCCCACCTTACGCGGTCGCGGCAAGCTCAATCTCCGCTTTCACAGCATCGCCCTGCCGAACGGCACGCAGATTCCCATTTCGGCAACACTCCTATCTGTGAATCAGAGTGGCGGTAACGGCTCCGTGAACCCAGAAGGTGAGGTCGAATCAGGCACGAAAGCATCTACCGCGGCAAAAGGCATAGGAGTAGGTGCAGGGATTGGAACCATCGCCGGGCTGATCTTCGGCGGTCCATTAAAGGGTCTCGCTATCGGAGCAATTGCTGGTGGCGGCTACATCCTTGCGACCAAGGGAAAAGATGTAGAACTTCCAGAGAATACCGGAGTGAGAATCCGGCTTGACCAAGCCGTGAACCTGGGCAAGAGAGAACAACTAAGACAATAAAACTTTATAGGAACGAGAGCATTGCAGGTTTCTGAAGAGTCCTGCAATGAAGTTCACATTAATTAAAACCTGTCATCCTGAGGCCGGTTTTGCCCGAAGGATCTCCCGAGATGTGTCAGCCTTAATTGCACTTTCGAGGCTCTTACATGAGAATTCTCGCCGAAGAGCCGGGAGGCGCCAATGAAATCCGAAATATTCCGGGAGATCCTTCGGCCAACATCGGGCCTCAGGATGACAAATCTAAGATTCCACCAATCATGTGAGAAATCGGGACGCGTTCGCTACCCGCGATCGTCTGTTCCTATCCTCTATCCCCTGTTCCCTATCCCCCGATCCTCCGCTCTCCGGAGTAAATAACGAAGCGCTGTCCGCGCAAGAATCCTACTAACGTCATGCTGAACTCCCTGGCGAGCTGAACCGCAAGACTCGATGGAGCCGACACTGATGCGAGAACAGGAATCCCAGCTACGAGCGCTTTCTGCACGATCTCAAATCCGCCGCGTCCGCTGACCATGAGCGCGACATCGGAGAGCGGCAGACGATCGTTCAGCAAGGCCCAGCCAATCACTTTGTCTACTGCATTGTGCCGGCCAATATCTTCCCGAATCACTAGAAGTTCTCCGGCAGTGTTAAATGCGGCAGCGGCGTGCAATCCGCCGGTCCGCCCGAAGACCGCCTGGTGTTGTCGGAGTTTATCCGGCAAGGCACAGAGAATCTGTGCGTTGAGCCTTAATTCCCGATTTGGTGCTTTGATGCCACGGGAGCGAATAGAGTCGATGGTTGCCTTTCCGCATATTCCACAACTGGACGTGGCCATAAAGCTTCGCTGCGATTGCGCGGAGAGAGACTCCCCTGCCGTTGTAAGTTCCACGCTCATCGTGTTACCGGCGCTTACACCTTCAGCAGCCTCGAGTTTCTTCAATTCGTCCCGGCCGGAGATAATGCCTTCTGTGACCAGAAATCCCGCCACCAATTCCCGATCATGACCAGGTGTTCGCATGGTGACGCTCAAGGCGACATCGCCGAGGCGAATCTCGAGCGGTTCTTCGACCGCGAGATAGTCCTGCACCCGCGTGACCGCTCCCTCCTGCCACTGCTCGACAGAGGTCAGGGCAATGCTGCGGGAACCATCAGAAGAGTTGGGTTTGGGCACGATCTCCATGATATGGGAGGCGAGGACAGCAGCGGGGGTAGCGACCTGGTTCCTTGGAACTATAGCCTGCTAGAGCTCTATTCGGTAACCTTGCGCCATCCTGTGACTCACAATACGATTCCAAGGACAGCAGTGCTTCCCCCCGCCCGGTCTTGCAGACCTAACGCTTTATTTCACCACGGAGACACAGAGAACACGGAGGAAAGGAGAATGGGAAAGGCTTTGTGACACAAACTATCCGCAGCCTCTATGTGCTCTGTAACTCCGTGGTGAAAAGGGGCATTGCCCAGCTGTCCCTCCGGCCGGGAAGCCTACTGATCTGCGTCTTCTTGATTCTGGGGCTGGCAGCCACGCTAACCGCCCAGACGCGGGAAACGCTGCAGTTTGTTGGCTCGTCGCGACTCGATTCCATACCGGCTACGGGAATCCCGTCGGACGATCTTCGAGTTAGTCCACATCCGGATGCCGACGCTGATCTGGCGGGGGTGAGCAAGGGACCAGGCTCTGCGTCAGTCCCCATGATTGCCGTTCCACAGTCAGTTTCGCAGACTCAGGCAAATTTCTCCCTCGCTTTCAACGGGCTCACTCATCGCGACCAGCGATTTGCAGGCACAGGAGCGTACGCAAATTCCCAGTTCAGCACCGAGCCGCCCGATCCTGGCCTGGCCGTCGGCAACGGCTTCGCACTTGAGAGCGTTAACGCGGCCCTGGCAATTTACGACGCCCATACGGGAGCGCTTCGCCAGGGGCCAACGGCGCTGAATCAGTTTTTCCACTTGAAGCCGGAGATCGCACGATCGTCCGAGACTTACGGCGATTTCACAAGCGACCCACGCGTTTACTACGACGCGCAATTGCAGCGCTGGTTTGTGAGCGTAGTGGCCATTGCAACGAATCCGCAGACTGGGGACTTTACTGCTCCTACCCGTCTACTGATCGCGGTTTCTGAGACGAATGATCCAACCCAACCATGGAGGATCTACAGCCTCGATACGACCACCCATGGCGCGGAAGGCTGTCCATGTTTCGGAGATCAGCCGTTGATTGGCGCCGATGCTCATGGTCTCTTCATCAGCACGAATGCATTCAGTCTGCATGAAGGTTTTGCCGGCGTTCAGCTTTACGCTCTTTCCAAACAGCTTCTTGCGGGCGGGGCAATGCCCGCAGTCGTGCACTGGAATGATCCGAAACTGGCTGGCGGATTTGCCTTCAGCCTGCAGCCCTCGATGCATTCTTCGTTCACGCCCGACGATTCGGCGAATCGTGTCGAGTACTTCACGAGCGTCGCGGATATTCGGAATATGCTCGACCGGCGTATCGCAGTTTGGGCAATCAGCAACACCGCTTCACTAGCCAACGAGGTGCCTGCGCTCAAGCTGAAGTCTGCAATCGTCGGAACCCAGCCCTTCGGCGTGCCGCCTGATGCGCCTCAGAAAGCGGGAGAGACACGACTCGGAAGCTTGCTCTCGGAGAAAACTGAATACATCGCGACCAACGATCAGCGCATGCAACAAGCCGTGTTTGCCGACGGCAAACTCTGGTCGGCGCTAACGACGATGGTCGCGATTGGCGACGATCCGAGTCCACACGCAGGCATCGCCTATTTCGTTCTGCGTCCTTCCGTCTCAGCCGGTGGCACGATTCGAGTCGACATCGTAAAGCAGGGATACGTGGCTATCGCCAACGCCGATCTCTTCTACCCTGCAATTGCAGTTCGACCGAACGGTGAAGGCGCGATTGCGTTTACCTTGAGTGGCACTGAGTACTATCCAAGCACCGCATTCGCCGCCCTCACGCAGAATGGCGTCGGAAATATAC
This region of Terriglobales bacterium genomic DNA includes:
- a CDS encoding S9 family peptidase codes for the protein MLKLLSFATVFLCSSSLLAQSVSPSAQAISDPKQITSKVLKREVRPLSIEKLYTTRNIGATSWSPDDKTVAFITNISGRNNIWLIPSDGGWPSQLTISDQRQIDPVWSPNGKWIAFGSDHDGDEQWDLFIVSPLTGEVVNLTNTPDVAEEGAAWSPDSRYIAYMSKPRSSSTFEINIMDVLTKRYRPLTKNTPKELGNFGPLWSRDGKWIAYTQGHATGKDSNIFVADANTGKATRLTPHSDEHTYEATAFSPDGKYLLITSNTTGYENAGLLEIATKKIEWLTNEKWEVASGSFSPEGRQVTWTANVDGNTEIFVYDISSKQTSSLPLPKGVNGLAGGVRAFSSDGRRLLYYHNGPASPNDVWSYDFPTKESKQLTHSLLAGLSVDDMVEPFLVHYPSRDGKWQISALVYVPHNAPRDQTHPAIVYVHGGPTSQTVNSFNRIVQYLANQGYLLIAPNYRGSTGYGKEFMDANRFDMGGGDLQDVLAAADWVKQTGYVDPKKMVIMGGSYGGYMSMMALTKSPETWAAGVPIVPFVNWFTEVQNEDPLLREYDLATMGDPVKNKALWEDRSPINFVDRVKAPVLLLAGGNDPRCPKSEAQQVADVIKKRGGIVEFKVYENEGHGFARVENQIDAYTRVAEFLKKYVPAPPCGCTL
- the fdhD gene encoding formate dehydrogenase accessory sulfurtransferase FdhD → MPKPNSSDGSRSIALTSVEQWQEGAVTRVQDYLAVEEPLEIRLGDVALSVTMRTPGHDRELVAGFLVTEGIISGRDELKKLEAAEGVSAGNTMSVELTTAGESLSAQSQRSFMATSSCGICGKATIDSIRSRGIKAPNRELRLNAQILCALPDKLRQHQAVFGRTGGLHAAAAFNTAGELLVIREDIGRHNAVDKVIGWALLNDRLPLSDVALMVSGRGGFEIVQKALVAGIPVLASVSAPSSLAVQLAREFSMTLVGFLRGQRFVIYSGERRIGG
- the nth gene encoding endonuclease III, with translation MPSTNRAAKSPKTSAKYNPTSPERVREILQRLAEMYPNAKCALHHSNAWELLVATILSAQCTDVRVNMVTPILFKKYPTIKDFAALKPEQLEPDIRSTGFFRNKSKSVVGAAQKIVKEFGGQVPDEMEKLLTVPGAARKTANVVLGSWFGKAEGVVVDTHVHRISRRLELTKSDDPRNIEQDLMKVIPRDQWIDFSHRVIWHGRALCIARKPKCVDCKLENICHAADKTWSTVEIHKNAKP
- a CDS encoding CBS domain-containing protein; the protein is MREVAMRPQEDPNRVSGLVIKTATGDRFLVPSMIQIGADAQVRASSPASEWPHAETLDDFFLLERDLLDQQIIDVHGRKVVRVNDVDLHPEPANGGVNIKISEVDVGLRGAVRRLLKGVAPAAAIEAVVRRLKPRVIPWEFVDLIETDPARRVKLRIEHERLSQLHPADIADIVEDLAPAEREAVFETLDEGVAAEALEEVDRDIQASIVESLDPERAADIVEEMDPDAAADLLDQLPEERSEEILEEMEPAEREEVSELLEHGEKTAAGRMTTEFLAAPEDATAGQAIELLRSFEGGVESVATIYLVDADGKLSGSVPLQRIVLNSPTKPLKELTAKPLVFVKENEKQNKVAELMDKYNLYTLPVVDNEQRLRGIITADDVITLLREQR
- a CDS encoding ATP-binding protein is translated as MTLERVSYTLDSTLDSVNKAEQTAEALAAKMPFEEEDCHRIAMAVREAAVNAVLHGNAYDPKKKMTVSFENTGNSLVIKIADQGRGLRDEDIPDPLAEENLLKQSGRGIFLIRSFMDEVKIRQLEPGTEITLVKHIGHSGTATEERQ
- a CDS encoding AhpC/TSA family protein codes for the protein MSEIRKRRSEIAATGAQLAFVHMGSEEQAQKFFSKFALNGEARVSDPQQRLYKTFSLSRGTLTQLFGLKVWKREFRDRIMLTYGIGKIIGDSFQLPGVFLVHHSEVLRAFRHESVADEVDFVAMAR
- a CDS encoding Nramp family divalent metal transporter; this translates as MRPKRILSRWWIKLLLFFSVVGPGFITANVDNDAGGIFTYSQAGAQFGYSLLWTMVPITISLIVIQEMCARMGAATGKGLSDLIREEFGIRATFLMMFALVIVNFGNVITEFLGIAGSLELFGINRYISVPVCAVIVWFIVVKGTYQSVEKVFLGASFFYVAYIIAGVLARPDWSTAFVNTLRPPHAQDFRNSAYVYMIIALVGTTIAPWMQFYLQASVAEKRVNIKQYAASRLDVIVGCVFTDVVAWFIIIACAATLFAAGHTDIHDPTDAAQALRPLVGNYAYLLFAAGLFNASLFAASILPISTAYTVCEGLGFESGVDHSFKEAPVFYWLYTILLAAGAGFVLLPGVPLVKVSILSQVINGVALPAVLIFMLLLINKKELMGSHTNSRLFNTIAWATTVVLILLSLAYPFTQK
- a CDS encoding STAS domain-containing protein; its protein translation is MKATSRRVDGVTILDLSGRITLGEGSVVLRDQIRDLLSKSEKKILLNLGDVTYIDSSGIGELVSAFTTVRNQGGELKLLNLTKKVHDLLQITKLYTVFDVKDDETSAVKAFTR
- a CDS encoding fibronectin type III domain-containing protein, producing MSFADVKRFGFSLSLILLMVSGAMAQRSYDDNSNAQQAAAKVNITQGPTIQYADDQFAVITWTTDQPSISRVFYGKDAGNLNQISEDVRSQSLRHQINLRNLQASTTYYFRIDAGQGTAAAASTDSLNGFQTAALGGDPIRNQQPFKGAVQNASNTGNNGTAKTANFGAISLTRDPAIQYLDDTTAVISWATNVPASNTIYYGTDRSNLLYTGGDFKDATEHRVHLSNLKPNTRYYFQFDEPSTQPIASFTTVNTGTQPVYDQKPLAESASSSSSSGPQLTRRERSAGHSNELPSGTEIDASLQTALSTKTSQVGDRFTAVVTQPVRDIDDRVVIPTGARINGQVTESEEGKTLPTLRGRGKLNLRFHSIALPNGTQIPISATLLSVNQSGGNGSVNPEGEVESGTKASTAAKGIGVGAGIGTIAGLIFGGPLKGLAIGAIAGGGYILATKGKDVELPENTGVRIRLDQAVNLGKREQLRQ